The genome window ATAACTTTGTCGGGCATTGCTTCACGCACACTAAGCCCGCAGAACAAGGATTCCAGGGAAAATATCAATACCGTAAAGGTCAGGACGCGGTGCACAACTGACCGTGGATGACGCATAATAATGATATAGGCCAGGACACCGCAGATAACGGATGCACTAAAATGTATGTAGGTATCAAAGTTCATTTTTTTGTTTTTTTAACGTCAGTCAATAAGGGCTGGAATGATGACACAAACGCCTTGCCTGCCGCGTCGTAGCTGAAAGCGAAGACGGGTCATCGCGCTTGTCCGCCGTCGCCTTTGGCGAAGGAGGAAACCACTCCCCATGTGAAGCAGTCTCACTCACGGGATCGCTTCGCCCGGGTGTCAGCTCGCGATGACGAAACGGTTGTCACTGCNNNNNNNNNNNNNNNNNNNNNNNNNNNNNNNNNNNNNNNNNNNNNNNNNNNNNNNNNNNNNNNNNNNNNNNNNNNNNNNNNNNNNNNNNNNNNNNNNNGGATCGCTTCGCCCGGGTGTCAGCTCGCGATGACGAAACGGTTGTCACTGCGAACCATCCCCATGTGAAGCAGTCTCAGGTATCTGGCCTCCTGTTTGCAATGCAAACACCATGAGCAGAACATATTACATCTACATCATGACCAACAAAGAGAATCGTGTCCTTTACACCGGTGTCACGGGTGATCTGGTAAACCGTGTCTATCAACACCGGGAAAGGCAAGTTCAGGGGTTCACTTCCCGGTACAATGTTACAAAATTAGTATACTTCGAAATGTTCAACGACCCAGTCAATGCAATTGCACGCGAGAAACAGATGAAAGCAGGGTCGCGGGAGAAAAAAGTCAAGCTAATCGAAAGATACAACCCGGAATGGAAAGACCTTTACCCCGAGATCGCTTCCACCGTCGCTCTTCGAGCTATGGCGGACAAGTCACTCGGGTAACGGTTTCCGCCGTCGCTGAAGCTATGGCGGACAAGAAAGCTATGGTGGACAAGCGCAATGACTTTGCGCCTGTCATTGCGAGGAGTGTCGAGGCGGGCGAGAAGGACGCGGCAATCTCAATCATCAGTCATTCCGGAATTCACGCCATCACTTGGGCTCGCCTGCCCTCCGCATCAGCCTTTGCGCCTCATCATCACGTCCCACCGCTTTTAGTACCTCCACCAAATGCAGCCTCACATCTTCGTTGTCAGGAACTCCCTCCAACGCCTGCCGCAGGACGGGAAGGGCCCCGGCGGAATCACCCGACTTGTGGAGGATCCAACCGTAGGTGTCAGCCAAAGAAGGGTTTTCCGGAGCCTGCTTTCTGGCTTTTGCCGCTATCTCCAGAGCCTCACTCAAGGCACCCGACTCGGCCAGGTTCCAGGCCAGGTTGTTCATGGCGGGGACAAAATCCGGCTTAAGTCTGAGCACTTCCCGGTAGGTTTCGACAGCCTCCTCTTTTTTGCCCAGGACATCCTGAACCATCCCCAGGAGCACCAGAAGGCCGGGTTGGGGGGTATCCGACCCATTTACGGACGTTGTGAGCCAACTTTCAGCCCCTTTCAGATCGGAATCCCTGGCGTAAAGAGCAATGATCCGCTGGTAGGGCGCCATGAGGTCAGGGTGAGACCGGGTAAGGGCAAGGTAGACATCCCTGGCTTCCCCGGCATTTTCTGTCCCCTCCAGCACCCTGCCCAGGAGCAGTTGATGGGGCACCCCCGTTTCGGCCTTTTCCCTTGCAACTTCGAGGGCTTCTTCCTCACGGCCGGTACGCCCGAGCAAACTCACCAGGTGGGTCAGCAGCAGGATGTCCTTGGGACGCTCGTCCAGAAGAGTGCGATAATCCTTTTCAGCGCTTTCATACTCCTTAAGCAGGTCCTTGCTGCGAGCCAGTCTAAACCTGGTTCCGGGGTGAGCTCCGTGCCGGTTCATATTTCTTTCATAAAGAGCCCTGGCTGCTAAAACATCTCCCCCTTTTAGAGCGTTGTCGCCCAGGATCCACATAGCCTCCCGACCCACTGCCTCGTCGGCGCTGGCGGCTTTCGCATATCGGGAGGACTCTGCCAGATTCCCCGCGTTAGCTTCTATTTTTGCCAAGAGAAGGTTGGCCTGAACATGACCTGGATCTTTTTCAAG of bacterium contains these proteins:
- a CDS encoding GIY-YIG nuclease family protein; its protein translation is MSRTYYIYIMTNKENRVLYTGVTGDLVNRVYQHRERQVQGFTSRYNVTKLVYFEMFNDPVNAIAREKQMKAGSREKKVKLIERYNPEWKDLYPEIASTVALRAMADKSLG